A stretch of the Polluticoccus soli genome encodes the following:
- a CDS encoding DoxX family protein: MTREQAVQLTTFLLRVVAGIMFLEAGGMKLFGWFGGPPSGSLPPQFSQMWFGGIIEFFGGCAIVLGLFTRPVAFIMSGEMAVAYWQFHAPKGNWPIQNHGEAAVLFCFIFLFFAAYGAGPWSLDALIWRHKTA, from the coding sequence ATGACTAGGGAACAAGCCGTACAGCTTACTACATTCCTTTTGCGTGTAGTGGCGGGTATCATGTTTCTAGAGGCTGGGGGAATGAAACTCTTTGGCTGGTTTGGTGGCCCGCCCAGCGGCAGTCTTCCTCCACAATTCTCCCAGATGTGGTTTGGCGGCATCATCGAATTTTTTGGTGGTTGCGCCATAGTGTTGGGGTTGTTCACCAGGCCGGTAGCATTTATCATGTCCGGCGAGATGGCTGTGGCCTATTGGCAGTTTCATGCTCCTAAAGGCAACTGGCCTATCCAAAACCATGGCGAAGCTGCGGTGCTGTTCTGCTTCATCTTCCTGTTTTTTGCGGCTTACGGTGCCGGGCCATGGAGCCTTGATGCACTAATATGGCGACATAAAACAGCTTGA
- a CDS encoding NAD(P)H-dependent glycerol-3-phosphate dehydrogenase — MNTLGQVGIIGNGSWGTALAKILTDSNTPIYWWVRNGESVQYLKDRHHNPHYLTSVRFMPETIMPTDDLAKVVSECQTLIIAVPSAYAQQAIESIDKSAWQGKKIISAIKGILPDCNLLLNDYLLLHPGFDLENYVAITGPCHAEEVADERLSYLTFSGLNDELTGAVANAFNNSYISTTFNHDIWGAQFAAVLKNIYAIGAGMAHALDYGDNFLSVYITNCYREMYRFLDAHFEKVHPSNERPDFHTSAYLGDLLVTGYSLHSRNRMFGTMLGKGYTVKSAILEMNMVAEGYYAARGMQSISKTYAIDIPLATCLYEVMWENKPAAEVFKKIEKMLS; from the coding sequence TTGAATACTCTAGGGCAGGTAGGCATTATAGGCAACGGAAGCTGGGGAACAGCTTTGGCCAAGATATTGACGGATAGCAACACACCGATATACTGGTGGGTACGCAATGGCGAATCGGTACAATACCTGAAAGATCGCCATCACAATCCGCATTACCTCACTTCAGTGCGCTTTATGCCGGAGACCATCATGCCGACCGATGACCTGGCTAAAGTAGTGAGTGAATGCCAGACGCTGATCATCGCTGTGCCGTCTGCTTATGCGCAACAGGCCATTGAGAGCATTGACAAGAGTGCTTGGCAAGGCAAGAAGATCATTTCTGCTATCAAAGGTATCTTGCCTGACTGCAACCTGCTGCTGAACGACTACCTGCTGCTCCACCCCGGTTTTGACCTGGAGAATTATGTGGCTATTACAGGTCCTTGTCACGCCGAAGAAGTAGCAGATGAACGTCTCTCCTACCTCACATTTTCAGGCTTGAACGATGAATTGACAGGAGCTGTGGCGAATGCGTTTAACAACAGCTACATCTCCACCACTTTCAATCACGATATCTGGGGCGCGCAGTTTGCTGCCGTGCTGAAGAATATATACGCTATTGGCGCCGGTATGGCGCATGCTTTGGATTATGGTGATAACTTCCTGAGCGTGTACATCACCAATTGCTACCGCGAAATGTACCGCTTCCTGGATGCGCATTTTGAAAAGGTGCACCCATCAAACGAACGACCTGACTTCCACACCAGCGCCTACCTGGGCGACCTGCTTGTGACGGGTTACTCGCTACACAGCCGCAACCGTATGTTTGGTACCATGCTGGGCAAGGGCTACACCGTAAAAAGCGCTATACTGGAAATGAACATGGTGGCTGAAGGTTACTATGCAGCCCGCGGCATGCAATCCATCTCAAAGACCTACGCAATAGACATTCCTCTGGCCACCTGCCTTTACGAAGTGATGTGGGAGAACAAACCTGCTGCGGAGGTGTTTAAGAAGATTGAGAAAATGTTGTCGTAA
- a CDS encoding efflux RND transporter periplasmic adaptor subunit, giving the protein MKKKTLWWIIGGFVALLVILIIVGKTKGDSGTKVAVEKVALHTITETVTASGKIYPETEVKISPEVSGEIIELTVKEGDSVIKGQLLVRINPNIYGSVVSQAEAQVEETRARVSNAREMAAQSKAQFAQAQANYTRNKKLYADKVISAMEFEQAEAQYLGAKASYDAAQANISGGQYSVQGASAGLSQARENLRRTTIFAPTSGIISQLNVKLGERVVGTAQMAGTDMLTIADMGRIEVRVDVSETDIAKVKIGDTTMIEADAYRNRKFKGVVSKISVSSKGLGSAAAQMSTDQVTNYTVHILIISNTYSDLETNLNYGEFVFKPGMSASVEIQTRQEPNILSVPVNAVTTRDWPDSVKKANEAKGIKEEIRQVVFVYDAKTKKVVTRDVQTGIQDNQYIQIISGLKAGDEVVIAPYGAIARTLKDKSNVAITKKEKLFESKDEDK; this is encoded by the coding sequence ATGAAAAAGAAAACCCTGTGGTGGATCATCGGCGGATTTGTGGCATTGCTGGTCATATTGATCATCGTTGGCAAAACGAAAGGCGACAGCGGCACTAAAGTGGCTGTTGAAAAAGTGGCGCTGCATACCATTACCGAAACCGTAACCGCCAGTGGCAAGATCTATCCTGAAACAGAGGTAAAGATCAGTCCGGAGGTGAGTGGTGAGATAATAGAGCTAACAGTGAAGGAAGGTGACAGCGTGATCAAAGGACAGCTGCTGGTGCGCATCAACCCCAATATTTATGGTTCGGTAGTGAGCCAGGCCGAGGCACAGGTAGAAGAAACACGTGCCCGTGTAAGTAATGCCCGCGAGATGGCAGCACAAAGCAAAGCACAGTTTGCGCAGGCGCAGGCCAACTACACCCGCAACAAAAAACTCTACGCTGACAAGGTGATATCAGCCATGGAGTTTGAGCAGGCAGAAGCGCAGTACCTTGGTGCGAAAGCCAGCTACGATGCCGCACAGGCTAATATCTCGGGCGGACAGTATAGCGTGCAGGGTGCATCTGCAGGCCTGAGCCAGGCAAGAGAAAACCTAAGGAGGACAACCATATTTGCGCCCACATCGGGCATCATCTCTCAACTGAATGTAAAGCTGGGCGAACGCGTAGTAGGTACCGCGCAGATGGCAGGTACTGATATGCTCACCATTGCTGACATGGGCCGCATCGAGGTGCGTGTAGATGTTAGTGAAACAGACATAGCCAAGGTAAAGATCGGCGACACAACAATGATAGAGGCCGATGCCTACCGCAACAGGAAGTTCAAAGGCGTGGTATCGAAGATCAGCGTATCGAGCAAAGGTTTAGGTAGTGCAGCCGCGCAAATGAGCACCGACCAGGTGACTAACTATACCGTACATATCCTGATCATCTCGAATACCTACTCCGACCTCGAAACCAACCTCAACTACGGTGAGTTTGTGTTCAAACCTGGTATGTCAGCATCGGTAGAGATACAGACGAGGCAAGAGCCGAACATCCTTTCTGTTCCCGTAAATGCGGTTACAACCCGCGACTGGCCAGATAGTGTGAAGAAAGCCAACGAAGCAAAAGGCATTAAAGAAGAGATCAGGCAGGTGGTGTTTGTGTATGATGCTAAGACGAAGAAAGTTGTAACCCGTGACGTACAGACCGGCATTCAGGACAACCAATACATACAGATCATTTCAGGACTAAAGGCAGGCGATGAAGTAGTAATAGCACCCTACGGTGCAATAGCGAGGACACTGAAGGACAAATCGAATGTAGCGATCACGAAGAAGGAAAAACTGTTTGAATCGAAAGACGAAGACAAGTAA
- the metG gene encoding methionine--tRNA ligase: protein MDFKRYLVTAALPYANGPVHIGHLAGCYLPSDIYVRYLRAQKRDVKFVCGSDEHGVPITIRAMKEGITPQQVVDKYNAIIKDSFEQMGISFDIYSRTSNKIHHETSQAIFKKLYDDGVFEERESEQYYDEEKQVFLADRYIVGTCPVCGNPGAYGDQCEKCGSSLSPEQLINPRSALSSATPVKRKTKHWYFPLNKYEGWLKEWIIDGKKDEWKPNVYGQCKSWIDSGLQPRAMTRDSSWGVPVPLPDADGKVLYVWFDAPIGYISATKELTPMWADYWQKEDTKLVHFIGKDNIVFHCIIFPAILHAHGSYIVPENVPANEFLNIEGDKVSTSRNWAVWVDEYVKDFPDQQDVLRYVLCRNAPETKDNDFTWKDFQDCNNNELVAVFGNFVNRAFVLMHKLCNGKVPKLHEDVLDDTDRTLIDDIREAKLRVEGEIENYKFRDALFEVMDLARKGNKYMQDKQPWIVAKSLEANPEAQKLIDNCLHICLQLSANLAILINPFLPFTARKMCGMMKVVERMLDWENAGKMNLLNVGYPLRAPELLFKKVEDEQVTAQVEKLKNNLKQSTMEQQAAQPQNTATEETNAFPPAQKPEITIDDFNKIDLRVGTILHAEKVEKADKLLKLEIDLGYEKRTVLSGIAMHFKPEEIIGKQVTVVANLAPRKMRGIESKGMILMAENAEGKLIFASPVETTDNGSGVK from the coding sequence ATGGATTTCAAGCGATATTTGGTAACTGCCGCCCTGCCCTACGCCAATGGCCCTGTGCACATTGGTCACCTGGCGGGCTGTTATTTACCTTCTGATATATATGTTCGCTACCTGCGCGCCCAGAAAAGGGACGTAAAATTTGTATGTGGCAGCGACGAACACGGTGTACCCATCACCATCCGCGCCATGAAGGAGGGAATTACCCCCCAGCAAGTAGTTGACAAGTACAACGCCATCATCAAAGACAGCTTTGAGCAGATGGGCATCAGCTTTGATATTTACAGCCGTACCAGCAATAAGATACACCACGAGACCAGCCAGGCCATCTTCAAAAAGCTGTACGACGACGGCGTATTTGAAGAGCGCGAAAGCGAGCAGTATTACGACGAAGAAAAGCAGGTTTTCCTCGCTGACCGTTATATAGTGGGCACCTGCCCTGTATGTGGCAACCCCGGAGCTTATGGCGACCAGTGCGAAAAATGCGGCAGCAGTCTCAGTCCTGAGCAACTGATCAACCCACGCAGCGCCCTGAGCAGCGCTACTCCTGTAAAACGCAAAACAAAACACTGGTACTTCCCGCTGAACAAGTACGAAGGCTGGCTGAAAGAATGGATCATTGATGGAAAGAAAGATGAATGGAAGCCCAACGTATATGGCCAATGCAAAAGCTGGATAGACAGCGGTCTGCAACCACGCGCCATGACCCGCGACAGCAGCTGGGGCGTGCCCGTGCCGCTGCCCGATGCTGATGGCAAAGTGTTATACGTATGGTTTGACGCACCGATAGGCTACATCAGCGCCACTAAAGAGCTGACCCCTATGTGGGCCGACTACTGGCAGAAAGAAGACACCAAGCTCGTGCACTTCATTGGTAAGGATAATATCGTATTCCACTGTATCATCTTCCCGGCCATTCTACATGCGCACGGAAGCTATATAGTACCCGAAAATGTACCTGCCAACGAGTTCCTGAATATTGAAGGCGACAAAGTGAGCACCAGCCGCAACTGGGCTGTGTGGGTGGATGAATACGTAAAAGATTTCCCCGACCAGCAGGATGTATTGCGCTATGTATTGTGCCGCAACGCGCCGGAAACCAAAGACAACGACTTTACCTGGAAAGACTTCCAGGACTGCAATAACAACGAACTGGTTGCCGTATTCGGCAACTTCGTGAACAGGGCCTTTGTACTGATGCATAAGTTGTGCAACGGCAAAGTGCCTAAGCTGCATGAAGACGTGCTGGATGATACAGACCGCACACTGATAGATGATATCAGGGAAGCTAAACTGCGTGTTGAAGGCGAGATAGAGAACTACAAGTTCCGCGATGCGCTGTTTGAAGTGATGGACCTTGCCCGCAAAGGCAACAAGTACATGCAGGACAAGCAGCCTTGGATAGTCGCTAAAAGCCTCGAAGCAAACCCTGAAGCGCAGAAGCTTATAGACAACTGCCTGCACATCTGCCTGCAACTCTCGGCCAACCTGGCGATATTGATCAATCCATTCCTGCCATTTACTGCCAGGAAAATGTGCGGTATGATGAAGGTGGTTGAACGTATGCTGGACTGGGAAAATGCCGGTAAGATGAACCTGCTGAATGTAGGTTATCCATTGCGCGCGCCTGAACTGCTGTTCAAAAAAGTAGAAGACGAACAAGTGACCGCACAGGTAGAAAAACTGAAGAACAACTTAAAACAAAGCACAATGGAGCAACAAGCTGCTCAACCTCAAAATACCGCTACTGAAGAAACAAATGCGTTCCCTCCAGCTCAAAAACCAGAGATAACGATCGATGATTTCAACAAGATAGACCTGCGCGTGGGTACCATCCTGCATGCAGAAAAAGTTGAGAAAGCCGACAAGCTGCTGAAACTGGAGATAGACCTCGGTTATGAAAAACGTACCGTGCTGTCGGGCATAGCTATGCACTTCAAACCTGAGGAGATCATCGGTAAGCAGGTTACTGTTGTTGCCAACCTCGCTCCACGTAAAATGCGCGGTATCGAGAGCAAGGGTATGATACTGATGGCGGAGAACGCAGAAGGCAAGCTGATATTTGCGAGCCCCGTTGAAACAACTGACAACGGATCGGGCGTTAAATAA
- a CDS encoding DUF4349 domain-containing protein: MRYLIIPSAAAFLLLTACNASNTSLEKDYAAAADSTSFAGDASQINSSSRKIARTADLRCRVRNVQEATLELETKVQQLGGLAAQSTIENQSTEQRMLNYKPDSLKQVTSYTPVAHLVLRVPERHLDSLLRLLPRMSEFTDYRNITQDDKTLAYLANALKNEALRPAQLKAKIADTGANTLESVDRRIQNLQILDEVHYATVSVELIQPMQIYTTTVVNTDYMTTEPFGSQLANSLSKGWLLVQSLVVALVAAWPLWLIVAGGWSWYVVRKRKVAN; encoded by the coding sequence ATGCGCTACTTGATCATCCCCTCTGCAGCAGCATTTCTACTGCTCACAGCTTGCAATGCAAGCAACACTTCATTGGAAAAAGACTATGCAGCCGCAGCCGATAGTACCAGCTTTGCCGGCGACGCTTCACAGATCAATTCATCATCGAGAAAGATAGCACGCACCGCTGATCTAAGATGCCGCGTACGCAATGTGCAGGAAGCTACATTGGAACTGGAAACCAAAGTACAACAACTGGGCGGACTGGCAGCACAAAGCACAATAGAGAACCAATCGACTGAACAACGGATGTTGAACTACAAGCCCGATTCATTGAAGCAGGTAACATCGTACACGCCTGTCGCCCATCTTGTTTTACGAGTGCCTGAAAGACACCTCGACTCGCTATTGCGTCTGCTGCCCCGAATGTCTGAGTTTACCGATTATCGTAACATAACGCAGGACGACAAAACCCTTGCATACCTGGCCAATGCGCTGAAGAATGAAGCATTGCGTCCTGCACAACTCAAAGCTAAGATCGCCGATACCGGCGCGAATACGCTGGAGTCGGTAGATCGTAGGATACAGAACCTCCAGATACTGGATGAAGTGCACTATGCGACTGTTTCAGTAGAACTGATACAACCGATGCAGATATATACCACTACCGTTGTCAATACCGACTATATGACCACTGAACCATTTGGTAGTCAACTTGCCAACAGTTTGTCGAAAGGCTGGCTGCTTGTGCAGAGTTTGGTTGTGGCCCTGGTAGCTGCTTGGCCGTTGTGGTTGATCGTTGCCGGGGGATGGAGCTGGTATGTCGTGAGGAAAAGGAAGGTTGCGAACTGA